One window from the genome of bacterium encodes:
- a CDS encoding family 10 glycosylhydrolase, producing the protein MLSRWAASVCAVCLIVAASSPWAAPLPTGAGTQPLEVTLEGGAKIAPDADLKQDVLLLDGQPNSYAHCLAPAEWGRLRNFRVEVSVRPDQLRASSVPIAWPGSFMIYLSGENKPWVWVETDSGRSIHASSEPIPPTQWTRLAFEYRADDNGLLTVNGRTVLTINGQGPLKQGGPDLWFGRYTWQDPKDRKEYVSWMKGAVGLPRVTVLPPEDRLQVDLSHMTNSIIVSWGDAIVVNKGWRALTRPGHVAPFVVECKRLGVRKVFLRADHEFIMRFCERRMGDDHWYMKALKAVEGDMLGALVKGCHGAGLKVYAYQSIFDLGSPTSVLYGGTAPFPWQAQFTIEHPEYLTESRDGKKRQWGVLCYAYPEARRYMVSVFQHALNKWDFDGVYVCTRTHSYPAEFADQFGYNQPIVDEFRRRHGVDIRTQEFSRPQWWDLQGEYLTQLLRELRGALPGKEIVIAMPRSDTIGPPYGNTRLDWRTWCQERLVDGMVLGIISGGWHYPNTMGLPGYVQSQQDNVGMRDLDYDLKDWFGPVCKASGVELYLSRTTFLADAERDVLKYPGMTGFTTYL; encoded by the coding sequence ATGCTGAGCCGTTGGGCCGCCAGTGTCTGCGCGGTGTGCCTGATCGTAGCGGCATCCTCGCCGTGGGCTGCCCCGCTGCCCACCGGGGCCGGGACGCAGCCGCTCGAGGTCACGCTCGAGGGCGGAGCGAAGATCGCTCCTGACGCGGACCTGAAGCAGGACGTCCTGTTACTGGACGGGCAGCCGAACAGCTATGCGCACTGCCTGGCGCCGGCGGAATGGGGGAGGCTGCGCAACTTCCGGGTCGAGGTGAGTGTGCGGCCCGATCAGCTGCGCGCCAGTTCCGTCCCCATCGCGTGGCCCGGCAGCTTCATGATCTACCTCAGCGGCGAGAACAAGCCCTGGGTATGGGTGGAGACCGACAGCGGGCGGTCCATCCACGCCTCGTCTGAGCCGATCCCGCCGACGCAGTGGACGCGCCTGGCCTTCGAGTACCGAGCCGATGACAACGGCCTGCTGACTGTCAACGGCCGAACCGTGCTGACGATCAACGGTCAGGGCCCCCTCAAGCAGGGCGGGCCGGACCTGTGGTTCGGACGGTACACCTGGCAGGACCCCAAGGATCGCAAGGAGTACGTCTCGTGGATGAAGGGGGCGGTGGGCCTGCCGCGGGTGACGGTGCTGCCGCCGGAGGACCGTCTGCAGGTGGACTTGAGCCACATGACCAACAGCATCATCGTCAGTTGGGGCGACGCCATCGTCGTGAACAAGGGTTGGCGGGCGCTGACCCGGCCCGGGCACGTGGCGCCCTTCGTGGTCGAGTGCAAGCGCTTGGGCGTCAGGAAGGTCTTCCTGCGCGCTGACCACGAGTTCATTATGCGCTTCTGCGAGCGGCGGATGGGCGACGACCACTGGTACATGAAGGCCCTCAAGGCCGTCGAGGGGGACATGCTGGGGGCCCTCGTCAAGGGGTGCCATGGGGCGGGGCTGAAGGTGTATGCCTACCAGTCCATCTTCGACCTGGGCAGCCCGACCTCGGTGCTGTACGGCGGCACCGCTCCCTTCCCGTGGCAGGCGCAGTTCACCATCGAGCATCCGGAGTACCTCACCGAGAGCCGGGACGGCAAGAAGCGCCAATGGGGCGTGCTGTGCTATGCCTACCCCGAAGCGCGCCGGTACATGGTCAGCGTCTTCCAGCATGCGCTGAACAAGTGGGACTTTGATGGGGTCTATGTATGCACGCGCACGCATTCGTACCCGGCGGAGTTTGCTGACCAGTTCGGCTACAACCAGCCGATCGTGGACGAGTTCCGGCGCCGACACGGGGTGGACATCCGCACGCAGGAGTTCAGCCGGCCGCAGTGGTGGGATCTGCAGGGCGAGTACCTGACGCAGCTCCTGCGCGAGCTGCGGGGGGCGCTGCCGGGCAAGGAGATCGTCATCGCCATGCCGCGCAGCGACACCATCGGCCCCCCCTACGGCAACACGCGGCTCGACTGGCGCACCTGGTGCCAGGAGAGACTTGTGGACGGGATGGTGCTGGGCATCATCAGCGGCGGCTGGCACTACCCCAACACGATGGGGTTGCCGGGCTATGTGCAGAGCCAGCAGGACAATGTGGGCATGCGCGACCTGGACTATGACCTGAAGGACTGGTTCGGGCCGGTGTGCAAGGCCTCCGGTGTGGAGCTGTACCTGTCGCGCACTACGTTCCTCGCCGACGCCGAACGCGACGTACTCAAGTACCCGGGCATGACCGGGTTCACCACCTATCTCTGA
- a CDS encoding HAD-IIIA family hydrolase: MLAALRHKPRIKLLACDVDGVLTDGGMYFGVEGQVMKRFNVKDGLGMTLLRESGVNIAFISADSSPICRVRGEKLQVHDICFGVADKAEALRELMARDGLIPDEVVYVGDDLPDLCLVPVAGLFVAPADAADEVKQAAGYVTEAPGGQGAMREICDAIRAHNARLGGADA; this comes from the coding sequence ATGCTCGCCGCTCTTCGCCACAAGCCGCGTATCAAGCTCCTCGCCTGCGATGTCGATGGCGTGCTGACCGATGGCGGGATGTACTTCGGCGTCGAGGGGCAGGTGATGAAGCGCTTCAACGTCAAGGATGGCCTGGGCATGACGCTCCTGCGGGAAAGCGGCGTCAACATCGCCTTCATCTCGGCCGACAGCTCGCCGATCTGTCGCGTGCGCGGCGAGAAGCTCCAGGTGCACGACATCTGCTTCGGTGTGGCTGACAAGGCGGAAGCCCTCCGCGAGCTGATGGCGCGCGATGGCCTCATCCCCGATGAAGTCGTCTACGTGGGGGACGATCTGCCGGACCTGTGCCTGGTGCCGGTAGCGGGCCTCTTTGTGGCTCCGGCCGATGCGGCGGACGAGGTCAAGCAGGCGGCGGGGTACGTCACCGAGGCTCCCGGGGGGCAGGGCGCCATGCGTGAGATCTGCGACGCCATCCGGGCGCATAACGCGCGGCTGGGGGGCGCTGATGCCTGA
- a CDS encoding glycosyltransferase family 2 protein: MPDLGICVVNWNTRDLLDRCLQSIREHAEDLAVEVVVVDNASSDGSADMVRERHPWVRLLANEENCYYAAGNNQGLRALETPLKLLLNPDIEVHAGSLQTLVQFLHEHPQAGAAAPRLRGPAGEVQFTCRSFPGPDVVVYEALGLSRLFPRSRWFGKYRMSWWNYDETRAVDQPMASALLVRDKALGQVGLFDEQFPMFFNDVDLCRRLWDAGWEVWFTPVAEMTHLGGAATRQVRREMIIASHRSFLAYYRKHYRGKVSPIAYAAAVLLLTLGLYVRLATTAVGAMGLRGR; encoded by the coding sequence ATGCCTGACCTCGGCATCTGCGTGGTGAACTGGAATACGCGCGACCTGCTGGATCGGTGCCTGCAGAGCATCCGTGAGCACGCGGAGGACCTCGCGGTGGAGGTCGTCGTGGTGGACAACGCCTCCAGCGACGGCAGCGCCGACATGGTGCGCGAGCGGCACCCCTGGGTGCGGCTCCTAGCGAACGAGGAGAACTGCTACTACGCAGCCGGCAACAACCAGGGGCTGCGCGCGCTGGAGACGCCGCTGAAGCTGCTGCTCAACCCCGACATCGAGGTCCACGCCGGCAGTCTGCAGACGCTGGTGCAGTTCCTGCACGAGCATCCGCAGGCGGGGGCGGCGGCCCCGCGCCTGCGCGGCCCGGCGGGGGAAGTCCAGTTCACTTGCCGCAGCTTCCCCGGCCCGGATGTGGTAGTATACGAGGCGCTCGGGCTGAGCCGTCTCTTCCCCCGCAGCCGCTGGTTCGGCAAGTACCGCATGAGTTGGTGGAACTACGACGAGACGCGAGCGGTGGATCAGCCCATGGCCTCGGCGCTGCTCGTGCGCGACAAGGCCCTCGGGCAGGTCGGGCTGTTTGATGAGCAGTTCCCGATGTTCTTCAACGACGTGGACCTGTGCCGGCGGCTGTGGGATGCCGGCTGGGAGGTTTGGTTCACGCCCGTGGCGGAGATGACTCATCTGGGCGGGGCCGCCACGCGCCAGGTGCGGCGCGAGATGATCATCGCGTCCCATCGCAGCTTCCTGGCCTACTACCGGAAGCACTACCGGGGCAAGGTCAGCCCGATTGCGTACGCGGCGGCCGTCCTGCTGCTGACGCTGGGCCTGTACGTGCGTCTCGCGACGACGGCTGTGGGAGCGATGGGCCTTCGCGGTCGGTGA
- a CDS encoding Trm112 family protein: MSEQKVDEKLLEILVCPVDKEPVKQEGDFIVCSVCRRKYPIREGIPVMLVDEAVIEES; encoded by the coding sequence ATGTCCGAACAGAAGGTTGATGAGAAGCTGCTGGAGATCCTCGTGTGCCCGGTGGATAAGGAGCCGGTGAAGCAGGAGGGCGACTTCATCGTCTGCAGCGTCTGCCGGCGCAAGTACCCGATCCGCGAGGGCATCCCCGTGATGCTGGTGGACGAGGCGGTCATCGAGGAGTCGTAG
- a CDS encoding glycosyltransferase family 2 protein, whose product MSHDIELSIIIVSWNVRRDLEACLQSLRDNSEVPCETIVVDNASADDTLAMLRGYPEVHVIANPDNRGFAAANNQGLAVAQGQWLLLLNPDTVVPPGTLRKLLDFARAHPEAGVIGPRLLNPDGSLQYSCRHFPTVTAGMFRHTFLGRLFPHVKSMREYLMCDWPHDAPRAVDWLSGAAMLISRPAYAQVGMLDEGFYWGSEDVDYCYRMHQAGWEVLYTPEASITHAVGRSTDQVQIPTIIRTHRSMQRLFAKHLARNGLERALITGGIWLRAGLLLAAVWLHTRSGLRRLRRRR is encoded by the coding sequence TTGAGTCACGACATTGAGCTGAGCATCATCATCGTAAGCTGGAATGTGCGACGGGACCTCGAAGCCTGCCTGCAGTCCCTCCGTGACAACTCCGAAGTGCCGTGCGAGACGATCGTCGTGGACAACGCCTCGGCTGATGACACGCTGGCGATGCTGCGCGGCTACCCCGAGGTGCACGTCATCGCCAATCCCGACAACCGCGGCTTTGCGGCGGCGAACAACCAGGGGCTGGCCGTGGCGCAGGGGCAGTGGCTGCTGCTGCTGAACCCCGATACGGTCGTGCCGCCGGGCACGCTGCGGAAGCTGCTCGACTTCGCGCGCGCCCACCCCGAGGCCGGGGTCATCGGCCCGCGACTGCTCAACCCCGATGGCTCGCTGCAGTACTCCTGCCGCCACTTCCCCACGGTGACGGCAGGCATGTTCCGCCACACCTTCCTCGGCCGCCTGTTTCCCCACGTCAAGAGCATGCGCGAGTACTTGATGTGCGACTGGCCGCATGATGCGCCGCGCGCGGTGGACTGGCTCTCGGGGGCGGCCATGCTGATCAGTCGTCCCGCCTACGCACAAGTCGGGATGCTGGACGAGGGCTTCTACTGGGGCTCCGAGGATGTGGACTACTGCTACCGGATGCACCAGGCCGGGTGGGAGGTGCTCTACACGCCCGAGGCCAGCATCACCCACGCCGTCGGCCGCAGCACCGACCAGGTGCAGATCCCCACGATCATTCGCACCCATCGCAGCATGCAGCGCCTGTTTGCCAAGCATCTGGCGCGCAACGGGCTGGAGCGCGCCCTGATCACCGGCGGCATCTGGCTGCGGGCGGGGCTGCTGCTGGCCGCCGTATGGCTCCACACGCGGTCCGGTCTCCGGCGATTGAGGCGACGCAGATGA
- a CDS encoding O-antigen ligase family protein: MRTRLRQGALGLAFGFLPLGSVLAGKLWVWQGLLLVLVGGLALTLWAAAALLPEPPAKPIKAVRPRGKHKPETVPEPAATAPRGLDLLDWLLVACVAWQGLSWFVSVYRFGTSLYLAELVVCAVLFWLCRYALLPRQAGDTGTRTWRAALWALVGGGIVLSVLGLREYVRTVFFLGAVDWRVFGPMVNPNAAAGYLLVTLFPVAALLLGSQSRGSADGVSPVRTGHAVPAGTDLSTGRPRYAEIAALFSLVLMFATLLLTGSKAALGALLVGIVLFGLLGLSGNRRAQAAVIGVAVLTVVAAFLLPPIRVRLLSAFGWQSHSTVFRLYTWQGTLHMIQARPWLGFGAGTFEHIFPRFAIAGFTRAAHQSFLQLAAETGVPGLLLGLAWGVLVLRRLWQTARSGDLLVRLVAAAALAGLTASALQELFDYAWYVPGVAYSFFALAGIALAAAPEGFSPAISRRSRRRWWSAAAVAGLLLTVWCGRNLIAEVLAARGQAEAAASACAAAAETYGRAAAWNPGQAQFPTQISRCEESLASGGDGDALARAVQARMRAVRLQPTEPQHYLALARLYEAAGRTDEALAAARTALQNYPNYPRGLAELGQLQEQAGEHAAALQTYRQLAALQEGPVGRYAPSESLIETAYARGWLALGDEATHAGQATEALADYSRATVVLEQAINGEMVTRESTGGESLGLGNLQEDTAMAEEVLGRLRRTNTALSGMRQAQLLLAMRRRDEARPLLERLVELHVAASGEGEQLAVKWSLLRLAQELQKDQPQRAAQLAQRAMAGPLTPSSAETAAKQGWLAADTASLTQLQRWAETMVQSSVYPSATPL, encoded by the coding sequence ATGAGGACGCGGCTACGCCAGGGGGCCCTGGGGCTGGCCTTCGGCTTCCTGCCGTTGGGCTCGGTACTGGCGGGCAAGCTGTGGGTGTGGCAGGGGCTGCTGCTCGTGCTGGTGGGGGGGCTGGCCCTGACGCTGTGGGCCGCGGCCGCGCTGCTGCCCGAGCCCCCGGCGAAGCCCATCAAGGCAGTCCGTCCCCGCGGCAAGCACAAGCCCGAAACCGTCCCCGAACCAGCGGCTACGGCGCCCCGCGGGCTGGACCTGCTGGACTGGCTGCTGGTCGCCTGCGTGGCCTGGCAGGGCCTCTCATGGTTTGTCTCGGTCTACAGGTTCGGAACGAGCCTGTACCTGGCCGAGCTTGTGGTGTGCGCCGTCCTGTTCTGGCTGTGCCGCTATGCGCTGCTGCCGCGTCAGGCCGGTGACACAGGGACGCGGACCTGGCGCGCGGCGCTGTGGGCACTCGTAGGCGGCGGGATCGTCCTCTCGGTCCTGGGCCTGCGCGAGTATGTCCGCACCGTCTTCTTCCTGGGGGCCGTGGACTGGCGCGTCTTCGGGCCGATGGTCAACCCCAACGCCGCGGCCGGCTACCTGCTGGTGACGCTGTTCCCCGTCGCCGCTCTGCTGCTGGGGTCGCAGAGCAGGGGAAGCGCGGACGGGGTCAGCCCCGTACGGACTGGCCATGCCGTCCCTGCGGGGACAGACCTCTCCACGGGACGCCCGCGCTACGCCGAGATCGCGGCTCTGTTCTCGCTTGTGCTGATGTTCGCGACGCTGCTGCTGACTGGCTCCAAGGCTGCGTTGGGGGCGCTGCTTGTCGGCATCGTCCTCTTCGGGTTGCTGGGGCTGTCAGGTAACCGGCGCGCACAGGCCGCTGTGATTGGTGTGGCGGTCCTTACCGTCGTCGCGGCCTTCCTGTTGCCGCCCATCCGCGTGCGGCTGCTGAGCGCCTTCGGTTGGCAGAGCCACTCCACGGTGTTCCGCCTGTACACATGGCAGGGCACGCTGCACATGATCCAGGCCCGGCCGTGGCTCGGCTTCGGGGCCGGCACGTTCGAGCACATCTTCCCGCGCTTCGCCATTGCCGGCTTCACACGTGCCGCCCACCAGTCGTTCCTGCAGTTGGCCGCCGAGACGGGCGTGCCCGGCCTGCTCCTTGGTCTCGCATGGGGCGTGCTCGTACTGCGGCGCCTGTGGCAGACGGCGCGGTCCGGTGACCTGTTGGTCCGGCTCGTGGCTGCGGCCGCCCTGGCCGGTCTGACCGCCTCGGCGCTGCAGGAACTGTTCGACTACGCTTGGTACGTCCCGGGTGTAGCCTACAGCTTCTTCGCCCTGGCCGGGATCGCGCTGGCAGCCGCGCCCGAGGGCTTCAGCCCCGCGATCTCCCGGCGTTCGCGTCGCCGCTGGTGGAGCGCCGCAGCCGTGGCGGGGCTACTCTTGACGGTCTGGTGCGGCAGGAACCTCATCGCGGAAGTCCTGGCGGCGCGGGGACAGGCCGAGGCAGCGGCCTCAGCCTGCGCCGCTGCGGCGGAGACGTACGGGCGCGCCGCTGCCTGGAACCCGGGCCAAGCACAGTTCCCCACGCAGATCTCACGGTGTGAGGAGTCCCTGGCCTCCGGCGGCGATGGGGACGCGCTGGCTCGGGCGGTGCAGGCCCGCATGCGCGCCGTCCGCCTGCAGCCGACCGAGCCGCAGCACTACTTGGCCCTGGCGCGACTGTACGAAGCAGCCGGGCGGACGGACGAGGCCCTCGCCGCGGCCCGCACCGCGCTGCAGAACTACCCGAACTACCCGCGCGGCCTGGCGGAGCTGGGGCAACTGCAGGAGCAGGCCGGCGAACACGCTGCCGCGCTGCAGACGTACCGCCAACTGGCGGCGCTGCAGGAAGGGCCCGTGGGGCGCTATGCGCCCTCGGAGAGCCTGATTGAGACCGCCTACGCCCGCGGCTGGCTCGCCCTGGGCGATGAAGCCACGCACGCCGGGCAGGCCACGGAAGCCCTGGCCGACTACAGCCGTGCCACTGTTGTGCTCGAGCAAGCCATCAACGGCGAGATGGTCACACGTGAGAGCACCGGTGGAGAGAGCCTCGGCCTCGGCAATCTGCAGGAAGATACCGCGATGGCTGAGGAGGTGCTGGGGCGGCTGCGGCGAACGAATACTGCCCTGTCGGGAATGCGGCAGGCGCAGTTGCTGCTGGCGATGCGACGGCGTGATGAAGCCCGGCCGCTCCTGGAGCGACTGGTCGAGCTGCATGTGGCCGCGAGCGGCGAGGGGGAGCAACTGGCCGTGAAGTGGAGCCTGCTGCGCCTCGCGCAGGAGCTGCAGAAGGACCAGCCGCAGCGGGCCGCGCAACTGGCGCAGAGGGCGATGGCCGGCCCGCTGACGCCGTCCTCTGCGGAGACGGCAGCAAAGCAGGGCTGGCTGGCGGCCGATACTGCAAGCCTTACCCAATTGCAGCGGTGGGCGGAGACCATGGTACAAAGCTCTGTGTACCCGTCCGCGACGCCACTGTAG
- the aroQ gene encoding type II 3-dehydroquinate dehydratase: protein MPNVLVLHGPNLNLLGVREPSVYGDKTLEEINNAITEEAGRLGLTVRIIQSNHEGRLVDAIHEAHGWAHAIVINPAGYTHTSVVLRDAIQAMRLPTIEVHLSNIAAREEFRHRSVLAPACVGQISGFRWLSYILALQAVKGLLDQQ, encoded by the coding sequence ATGCCTAACGTACTGGTGTTGCATGGACCGAACCTGAACCTGCTTGGCGTGCGCGAACCGAGCGTGTATGGCGACAAGACGCTCGAGGAGATCAACAACGCCATCACCGAAGAGGCCGGCCGGCTGGGCCTGACCGTGCGCATCATCCAGAGCAACCACGAGGGACGCCTGGTGGACGCCATCCACGAAGCGCATGGCTGGGCTCACGCCATCGTCATCAACCCGGCCGGCTACACGCACACCTCGGTCGTGCTGCGCGATGCCATCCAGGCCATGCGGCTACCCACCATCGAGGTGCACCTGAGCAACATCGCCGCCCGCGAGGAGTTCCGGCACCGTTCGGTTCTGGCTCCCGCCTGTGTCGGACAGATCTCCGGCTTCCGCTGGCTCAGCTATATCCTGGCCCTGCAGGCTGTGAAGGGGCTGCTGGACCAGCAGTGA